Proteins from a genomic interval of Cheilinus undulatus linkage group 15, ASM1832078v1, whole genome shotgun sequence:
- the twist2 gene encoding twist-related protein 2 — protein sequence MEEGSSSPVSPVDSLVTSEEELDRQQKRFARKRRHSKKSCEDSSGSSPGPVKRGKKPSPSSTQSYEELQNQRVLANVRERQRTQSLNEAFASLRKIIPTLPSDKLSKIQTLKLASRYIDFLCQVLQSDEMDNKMSSCSYVAHERLSYAFSVWRMEGAWSMSASH from the coding sequence ATGGAAGAGGGCTCCAGTTCTCCGGTCTCCCCTGTGGATAGTCTGGTGACCAGCGAGGAGGAGCTGGACAGGCAGCAGAAGCGCTTCGCGAGGAAGAGGAGACACAGTAAAAAGTCCTGCGAGgacagcagcggcagcagcccGGGGCCGGTGAAACGGGGGAAGAAACCGAGTCCCAGCAGCACCCAGTCTTACGAGGAGCTGCAGAACCAGCGCGTCCTGGCCAACGTCCGGGAGAGGCAACGGACTCAGTCTCTGAATGAGGCCTTCGCGTCTTTGCGTAAAATTATCCCCACGCTGCCGTCGGACAAACTGAGCAAGATACAGACGCTGAAGCTCGCCTCCAGATACATTGACTTTCTGTGTCAGGTGCTGCAGAGCGACGAGATGGACAACAAGATGTCCAGCTGCAGCTATGTGGCGCACGAAAGACTCAGTTACGCGTTCTCGGTGTGGAGGATGGAGGGTGCCTGGTCTATGTCAGCATCTCACTAG